A single genomic interval of Prunus dulcis chromosome 5, ALMONDv2, whole genome shotgun sequence harbors:
- the LOC117627419 gene encoding uncharacterized protein LOC117627419, whose amino-acid sequence MALTIANSGATGGARLLYSSSTRHPYTSLSSQRHFLFPLSPRRTLHVVSAKRFTSRTGRSDGKNKRGTTTTRDQEQDPLRLERTAEIENVGGGFAVDNVDDGYFLPKLPGDEPDFWEGEKWDFLGFFVEYLWAFGFGFALIACFVAATSYNEGATDFKETPVYKDSFQSREFLEEPEATNPDVFESNPTEVAPSLE is encoded by the exons ATGGCTCTAACCATAGCCAACAGTGGAGCTACTGGTGGAGCTAGGCTCCTGTACAGCAGCTCAACCAGACACCCCTACACCAGTCTCTCCTCTCAACGCCACTTCCTCTTCCCTCTCTCCCCCAGAAGGACCCTCCACGTGGTGTCAGCCAAGAGGTTCACGTCCAGAACTGGGAGGTCCGACGGCAAGAACAAGAGAGGCACCACAACCACCAGAGACCAAGAACAAGACCCACTGCGCCTAGAACGGACGGCTGAGATTGAAAACGTTGGTGGTGGTTTTGCTGTTGACAATGTTGATGATGGGTATTTCTTGCCTAAGCTTCCGGGTGACGAACCTGACTTCTGGGAAGGTGAAAAATGGGACTTTCTTGGCTTCTTTGTCGAGTATTTGTGGGCTTTTGGTTTTGGCTTTGCG CTTATTGCTTGTTTCGTTGCTGCTACTTCTTACAATGAAGGAGCAACTGATTTCAAGGAGACTCCTGTGTACAAAGATTCATTCCAGTCTCGGGAGTTTTTGGAAGAACCGGAGGCAACTAACCCAGATGTCTTCGAATCCAACCCAACTGAAGTGGCTCCTAGTTTGGAATAG
- the LOC117627418 gene encoding uncharacterized protein LOC117627418: MDNRINHNRKRPRYDSDHLETNHTQPESKLVRANSSHSVACSPESGSTVFDSTNSEVNSDESLTPQPVGVDSDELVMESEEVKLIQDDLLNILDDSDIVTDRDPAIQDLDSVIKSFEEEIQVPAFPVSETTSSPGGSSQPELGYLLEASDDELGLPPTNGGSEDGKLEAADFTSSGSEAVGLDGMLGFENDIIPNYDSFELGIGGDCNLNNNYNGGAEYVALGGLFDYSDGGVSDVSWRNESLSAL, encoded by the coding sequence ATGGATAACCGCATCAACCACAATAGGAAACGACCCCGATATGACTCGGACCACCTAGAAACAAATCATACCCAACCCGAGTCCAAACTCGTCCGAGCCAACTCGAGTCACTCAGTTGCCTGCTCGCCCGAGTCCGGTTCCACCGTGTTCGACTCGACTAACTCGGAGGTGAACTCGGACGAGTCATTGACTCCGCAGCCTGTCGGGGTCGACTCGGACGAGTTGGTTATGGAGTCGGAGGAGGTTAAGCTGATCCAAGACGACCTCCTCAACATCCTGGACGATTCGGACATCGTTACCGACCGTGACCCGGCGATCCAGGACCTTGACTCGGTGATTAAAAGCTTCGAAGAAGAGATACAGGTTCCGGCATTTCCCGTGTCCGAAACGACGTCGTCTCCAGGCGGGTCGTCGCAGCCGGAATTAGGTTACCTTCTAGAGGCATCCGACGACGAACTCGGCCTCCCTCCGACCAATGGAGGAAGCGAGGACGGAAAGTTGGAGGCCGCTGATTTTACGTCGAGTGGTTCGGAGGCGGTTGGATTGGACGGGATGCTAGGGTTTGAGAACGACATCATTCCGAATTACGACTCGTTTGAGTTGGGAATTGGTGGCGACTGTAATTTGAACAACAATTATAATGGCGGGGCGGAGTACGTGGCATTAGGTGGGTTGTTTGATTACTCGGATGGCGGCGTTTCGGATGTTTCGTGGCGAAACGAATCGCTCTCTGCTCTGTAG